Proteins co-encoded in one Bacillus paramycoides genomic window:
- a CDS encoding AAA family ATPase, protein MEPNVRNLTFLYKLFPELCQTSEIAGRNGAGKSTIAETITWVLFGTDPFGTKLDPKPIGDSDTETVVELLIDVDGKDILIGRKQKKTAKYFINEVPKKAKEFEAWVEALIDKQAFLSLFNPNYFSTQHWQAQREQLLTYVSEPLKAEVFAELPKLQVELLEQKLKKHPLEDLQKVHAERKRTHEKSYERASERVITLQEQLG, encoded by the coding sequence ATGGAACCGAATGTCAGGAACCTCACTTTTCTTTATAAGCTTTTTCCAGAGCTGTGTCAAACTTCTGAAATTGCAGGTAGAAACGGCGCAGGTAAATCAACAATCGCCGAAACGATTACTTGGGTACTATTCGGTACAGATCCATTCGGAACAAAACTTGATCCAAAACCAATTGGTGATTCGGATACAGAAACAGTTGTTGAACTGTTAATCGATGTAGACGGGAAAGACATTTTAATCGGCCGCAAACAAAAGAAAACAGCTAAGTACTTTATCAATGAGGTACCAAAGAAAGCGAAAGAGTTCGAAGCTTGGGTGGAAGCACTAATTGATAAACAAGCATTCTTGTCACTGTTCAATCCTAACTATTTCAGTACACAACATTGGCAAGCCCAGCGTGAACAGCTTCTCACATATGTAAGTGAACCTTTAAAAGCAGAAGTATTTGCTGAATTACCTAAATTGCAAGTGGAATTACTCGAACAAAAATTGAAAAAACATCCACTCGAAGATTTACAAAAAGTGCATGCAGAACGAAAAAGAACACATGAAAAATCATACGAACGTGCAAGTGAGCGTGTTATTACCTTACAAGAACAACTTGGATAA
- a CDS encoding cation diffusion facilitator family transporter, producing the protein MDTLSHKEADKGAIVSIMAYIFLSSMKIIISYITLSSALRADGLNNLTDIGASLAILIGLKISRKPRDPDHPYGHSRAEQIASLVASFIMATVGLEVVISAIQSFLNPKQAAPNVLAAWVALFSAVVMYCVYLYTKKVAARTKSKSLEAAAKDNLSDALVSIGTVVGIVGSQFQMPILDPIAALIVGLIICKTAWEIFVEASHMLTDGIDPDKMEEYADAIEHIGGVENIVDIRARMYGNQTYVDITIEVDARMDVGESHCITDNIEAMLRKKFGIYHAHIHVEPMEKEPIMT; encoded by the coding sequence ATGGATACTCTTTCTCATAAAGAAGCTGATAAAGGTGCTATTGTCAGCATTATGGCCTACATATTTTTATCCTCTATGAAAATCATCATCAGTTATATTACCCTCTCTAGCGCATTACGTGCTGACGGTTTAAATAACTTAACGGATATCGGTGCTTCTTTAGCGATATTAATCGGTCTAAAAATCTCTCGTAAACCTCGTGACCCAGATCATCCTTATGGGCATTCGCGCGCTGAACAAATTGCATCACTTGTTGCTTCATTTATTATGGCAACGGTCGGATTAGAGGTTGTTATTAGTGCCATTCAATCTTTTTTAAATCCGAAACAAGCTGCACCTAATGTACTTGCAGCATGGGTAGCTTTATTTTCTGCTGTCGTTATGTACTGTGTGTATTTATATACGAAAAAGGTTGCGGCGCGCACAAAAAGTAAATCCTTAGAAGCCGCTGCAAAGGATAATTTATCAGATGCTCTCGTAAGTATTGGTACAGTAGTAGGTATTGTCGGTTCGCAGTTCCAAATGCCTATTTTAGACCCTATTGCCGCTTTAATTGTCGGTCTTATTATTTGTAAAACTGCATGGGAGATTTTCGTAGAAGCTTCTCATATGTTAACGGATGGAATCGATCCAGATAAGATGGAAGAGTACGCTGATGCTATTGAACATATTGGTGGCGTGGAAAACATCGTAGATATTCGCGCTCGTATGTACGGAAATCAAACGTACGTTGATATTACAATCGAGGTAGATGCTCGTATGGATGTTGGTGAAAGTCATTGTATTACTGACAACATCGAGGCTATGCTCCGGAAAAAGTTTGGCATTTATCATGCACACATTCATGTTGAACCAATGGAAAAAGAACCTATTATGACATAG
- a CDS encoding sporulation protein yields the protein MFQKFLASVGIGNAKVDTVLEKDEYIVGEEIHGKVHIIGGSVSQQIESIYLTLSTSYVREVDDKKVTTTYDLERVRLTEPFSVEPNEKKEIPFSFKMPVETPLTLGMKTVWVHTGLDIKRSIDPSDRDYIQVLPNALLNSVLESVNQLGFKARHIECEELPYRLRKQVPFAQEFEFVPVSGEYYGKLDELELLILPSAYDRLEIIMEVDRKSRGLAGLFAEALALDEKVIRFTVTNEDIPVMKEKINNYIF from the coding sequence ATGTTTCAAAAGTTTTTAGCAAGCGTTGGTATTGGTAATGCAAAAGTAGATACAGTTCTTGAAAAAGATGAGTATATTGTTGGAGAAGAGATACACGGGAAGGTTCATATAATTGGTGGTTCAGTTAGCCAACAAATTGAAAGCATTTACTTAACGTTATCAACATCGTATGTACGAGAAGTGGATGATAAAAAAGTAACAACAACATATGATTTAGAGCGAGTTCGTTTAACAGAACCTTTTTCTGTTGAGCCGAATGAAAAAAAAGAAATTCCATTTTCATTTAAAATGCCAGTTGAAACGCCGCTTACTCTTGGAATGAAAACAGTTTGGGTGCATACGGGCCTTGATATTAAACGCAGTATAGATCCAAGTGATCGTGATTACATTCAAGTGTTGCCAAATGCACTATTAAATAGTGTGTTAGAGAGTGTAAATCAATTAGGTTTTAAAGCGCGTCATATAGAATGTGAAGAATTACCGTATCGATTACGTAAGCAAGTTCCATTTGCACAAGAATTTGAGTTTGTTCCTGTTTCCGGAGAGTATTATGGGAAATTAGATGAACTAGAATTATTAATCTTACCAAGCGCTTATGATCGCCTAGAGATTATTATGGAAGTAGACAGAAAATCTCGCGGATTAGCAGGTTTATTTGCAGAAGCACTTGCCCTTGACGAGAAAGTGATTCGCTTTACAGTAACGAATGAAGATATACCAGTGATGAAAGAAAAAATTAACAATTATATTTTTTAA
- a CDS encoding DUF1064 domain-containing protein has translation MSKYNNKKEKLDGHVFDSKVEADYYSGLKIRQAAGEIISFELQPRFTLQPAFTKNGKKFVVITYIADFMVYLPNGDVEVVDIKGFITQTFALKKKMFEYKYPHLNLILLAYVKKYGGFIEVSELEKLRKEAKRVK, from the coding sequence TTGAGCAAGTACAATAACAAGAAAGAGAAACTAGATGGCCATGTTTTCGATAGTAAAGTAGAAGCGGATTATTACTCCGGATTAAAAATACGCCAAGCTGCAGGTGAAATTATAAGCTTCGAATTACAACCGAGATTCACCTTACAGCCAGCATTTACAAAGAACGGTAAAAAGTTCGTGGTAATTACATATATCGCAGACTTCATGGTTTATTTGCCGAATGGTGATGTAGAAGTCGTGGACATAAAGGGATTCATCACCCAGACATTTGCATTGAAGAAGAAAATGTTTGAATACAAATATCCGCATTTAAACTTGATTCTTTTGGCTTACGTTAAAAAATACGGTGGATTTATAGAAGTTTCTGAATTAGAAAAGTTGCGTAAAGAAGCTAAGAGGGTGAAATAA
- a CDS encoding thioredoxin family protein, whose product MREIKSDKEFKDIIASEEPVVVKFFTTWCPDCVRMDNFIGDVMEEFNKFEWYSINKDEFPSIAEEYQVMGIPSLLVYQNGEKLGHLHSANAKTEEQVTEFLEAY is encoded by the coding sequence ATGAGAGAAATCAAGTCTGACAAGGAATTCAAAGACATCATCGCAAGTGAGGAGCCAGTAGTTGTTAAGTTCTTTACTACATGGTGCCCAGATTGCGTACGTATGGACAACTTTATCGGAGATGTAATGGAAGAGTTCAATAAGTTTGAATGGTATTCTATTAATAAAGATGAGTTCCCAAGTATCGCTGAAGAGTATCAAGTAATGGGTATTCCAAGTTTACTTGTATATCAAAATGGTGAGAAGCTAGGACACTTACATAGTGCTAACGCAAAAACTGAAGAGCAAGTTACTGAGTTTTTAGAAGCATACTAA
- a CDS encoding YozD family protein yields the protein MKEIEVVIDTEEIAEFFYEQLIERGYVPKREEIEDLADITFEYLLEKCMIDEVFDEEDE from the coding sequence ATGAAGGAAATTGAAGTCGTAATTGATACGGAAGAGATTGCGGAGTTTTTTTATGAGCAACTAATTGAAAGAGGATACGTCCCAAAAAGAGAAGAAATTGAAGATCTCGCAGATATTACATTCGAGTATTTATTAGAGAAATGTATGATTGATGAAGTGTTTGATGAAGAAGATGAGTGA
- a CDS encoding YpiB family protein: MSNVSVEKKREFIEWFKEHYKMKWRECLWILEYLLKNEGALKRVHFVERVKFDKPISLFMSTQCTKTVPFKFYKNNLVSDDPDIAFDQIRFNQKEAIFIELNFNDKFRYPLFIEVLEGEASDETDLPFTERLELAQVVNDLEKLAKAQLIDYALDTRNEELFRKLIAN; this comes from the coding sequence ATGAGCAACGTGTCGGTTGAGAAAAAGCGTGAGTTTATTGAATGGTTCAAAGAGCATTACAAAATGAAATGGAGAGAGTGCCTTTGGATTCTGGAGTATTTACTGAAAAATGAAGGAGCATTAAAAAGAGTTCATTTTGTAGAACGGGTTAAATTCGATAAGCCAATTTCGTTGTTTATGTCTACACAATGCACAAAAACAGTACCATTTAAATTTTATAAAAACAATTTAGTTTCTGATGATCCAGACATAGCTTTTGATCAGATCCGTTTTAATCAAAAAGAAGCAATTTTTATTGAATTAAACTTCAATGATAAATTCAGATATCCATTATTCATTGAGGTATTAGAAGGTGAAGCATCTGATGAAACAGATCTTCCTTTTACTGAAAGATTGGAATTAGCACAGGTAGTTAATGATTTAGAAAAACTCGCTAAAGCACAACTTATCGATTACGCGCTAGACACAAGAAACGAAGAACTGTTCCGCAAGTTGATTGCAAATTAA
- a CDS encoding zinc-finger domain-containing protein: MSKAEKRQIRLRILNIQDDQCKACKIVPKSIGNNYAIARWCSENCEIGKNLKSLGESLLEGRTEHMAEQRNWDQLCATANKLREADSVKWTWVKIASYLGVSEKNLYYHISKRREANGTPIKRVGASKNPQNTKPSPQLQNVQKTKSETSKLKPVVIEHIEKVETLDVS; encoded by the coding sequence TTGAGCAAAGCCGAAAAACGTCAAATCCGACTCAGGATTTTAAATATACAAGATGATCAATGTAAAGCGTGTAAAATTGTTCCGAAATCGATTGGAAACAATTATGCAATAGCGCGTTGGTGTTCAGAGAACTGTGAAATCGGTAAAAATCTAAAAAGCTTAGGTGAGAGCCTACTCGAGGGGAGAACGGAACATATGGCTGAACAAAGAAATTGGGATCAATTATGTGCAACAGCTAATAAGTTACGCGAAGCGGATTCAGTAAAGTGGACTTGGGTAAAAATCGCTAGTTATCTTGGGGTTAGTGAAAAGAACTTGTACTACCATATTTCTAAAAGACGCGAAGCAAACGGAACGCCTATTAAGCGTGTAGGTGCATCAAAGAATCCGCAGAATACAAAACCATCACCACAACTTCAAAACGTCCAGAAAACGAAATCTGAAACGTCAAAATTAAAACCAGTAGTTATTGAGCATATCGAGAAAGTAGAAACGCTAGATGTTTCTTGA
- a CDS encoding MFS transporter, which translates to MSFLLYKFKLTTIFEHWPNEEFVVAETESKARFLYWQKFRTKFLTMPMVEFMKFVKCENEGVFDIKRMYSAEKAFKKMQNYRNLHFAYMGMRVNVAGMWGTIVGNWKTHLFVLFDGEIEKHNCHPYWEIAYYDDEGNVVRNYQKGECAV; encoded by the coding sequence TTGAGTTTTCTCCTGTACAAATTTAAACTAACTACCATTTTCGAACATTGGCCAAACGAAGAATTTGTAGTAGCAGAAACGGAAAGTAAAGCAAGATTCCTATATTGGCAAAAGTTCAGAACAAAGTTTCTAACGATGCCGATGGTTGAATTCATGAAGTTTGTAAAGTGCGAGAACGAAGGTGTTTTTGATATCAAGCGCATGTATAGCGCAGAAAAAGCTTTCAAGAAAATGCAGAATTACCGCAACCTACATTTCGCTTACATGGGTATGCGAGTAAACGTAGCTGGCATGTGGGGTACAATCGTCGGAAATTGGAAAACTCATTTGTTCGTTTTGTTCGATGGAGAAATTGAAAAGCACAACTGCCATCCCTATTGGGAAATTGCTTACTACGATGATGAGGGAAATGTGGTTCGAAACTACCAGAAGGGAGAGTGTGCGGTATAA
- a CDS encoding DUF3930 family protein, whose translation MEYQYEVEQEVGQTKEEFMHEDQWADSLIKWLFIFLIIVGIPYTAYVVVQFILSF comes from the coding sequence ATGGAATACCAATACGAGGTAGAACAAGAAGTAGGACAAACAAAAGAAGAGTTCATGCATGAAGATCAATGGGCAGACTCTCTTATTAAATGGCTTTTTATTTTTTTAATAATTGTAGGCATACCTTATACTGCATATGTTGTTGTTCAATTTATTCTCTCTTTCTAG
- a CDS encoding zinc-finger domain-containing protein, translating to MKLTKEERKELTYQIGDIIEQKCRRCYYNRTSNESFSVNECKACPTGEELRQLGRYLDTQPKKNGGPRKRAPIGLTPEIVRGLNIQGIPDTEISIMYERSFTYVGKLKKKWEREGKWKGPTNMREIKKG from the coding sequence ATGAAACTGACAAAGGAAGAACGAAAAGAGCTCACATACCAAATTGGTGACATTATTGAACAGAAATGCAGACGTTGTTATTACAATCGTACATCCAATGAAAGTTTTAGTGTGAATGAATGTAAAGCATGCCCGACTGGTGAAGAATTACGCCAGTTGGGTAGATACTTGGATACACAGCCGAAAAAGAACGGTGGACCGAGAAAGAGAGCGCCAATTGGATTAACCCCTGAAATTGTAAGAGGTTTGAATATACAAGGTATTCCGGATACGGAAATCAGCATTATGTATGAACGCAGTTTTACTTACGTTGGAAAGCTTAAGAAGAAGTGGGAACGTGAAGGGAAATGGAAAGGTCCAACTAATATGAGAGAAATAAAAAAAGGCTAG
- a CDS encoding GNAT family N-acetyltransferase: MITELHTQRVHLRQMKESDSLSLFRIWSDPDVTKFMNINNFTNENQTKDMIHFLNTLSQNNKALRFTIIEKESTHIIGSCGYNSFDFENLRAEIGYDISKVFWGNGYASEAISTLVDYAFTHLKLYRIEAKVEPENVNSIKVLQKLQFTFEGTLRKSEKSAGKLIDLNIYSKLITD, encoded by the coding sequence TTGATTACAGAACTACACACACAAAGAGTGCATTTAAGACAAATGAAAGAATCAGATTCATTAAGTTTATTTAGAATATGGTCTGATCCTGATGTTACTAAATTCATGAATATAAATAATTTCACTAATGAAAATCAAACGAAAGATATGATTCATTTTCTTAATACCCTCTCTCAAAATAATAAAGCCTTACGTTTTACTATTATTGAAAAAGAATCAACTCACATTATCGGTTCATGTGGTTATAATTCCTTTGATTTCGAAAACTTAAGGGCTGAGATTGGTTATGATATTTCGAAAGTATTTTGGGGCAACGGATATGCCTCTGAAGCGATTTCCACTTTAGTTGATTATGCTTTTACACATCTGAAACTATATCGCATCGAAGCTAAAGTAGAACCTGAAAATGTGAATTCCATAAAAGTATTACAAAAATTACAATTCACTTTTGAAGGAACTTTGAGAAAGAGCGAAAAATCAGCCGGGAAGCTTATCGATCTAAATATCTATTCTAAATTAATCACCGATTAA
- a CDS encoding ATP-binding protein → MLIDKETGKEFCPQCKTVEKEDQQLATEAQEMHVKEKVLKLFKGFEDGSLINQKLKKATFQNYVPPSKQLHDAKEECEQYVRTFNKKIGKNIMLDGDYGTGKSHLAVSMTKELMKRGISACFITEEKLFTKLKSTYNRKSDMTEDELLTMLSKIDCLVIDDLGAEKEPDDEEELKKHKWVRKKMFEIIDSRIGRHTIYTTNHSVKALFGIYDERIFSRIFDDETDVIEMNGNNYRLRRFEKE, encoded by the coding sequence ATGCTTATTGATAAAGAAACAGGAAAAGAATTTTGTCCACAGTGTAAAACGGTTGAAAAGGAAGACCAGCAATTAGCAACGGAAGCACAAGAAATGCATGTAAAAGAAAAGGTCCTCAAGTTATTTAAAGGGTTTGAAGATGGCAGCTTAATTAATCAAAAGTTGAAAAAGGCAACGTTTCAAAATTACGTACCACCAAGCAAACAACTACATGATGCGAAAGAAGAGTGTGAGCAGTACGTACGAACTTTCAACAAAAAAATCGGAAAGAACATCATGCTTGACGGTGATTATGGAACTGGTAAAAGTCATTTAGCCGTATCGATGACAAAAGAGCTAATGAAACGCGGTATAAGTGCTTGCTTCATTACAGAAGAAAAGTTATTTACCAAATTGAAGTCCACGTATAACCGTAAAAGTGACATGACGGAAGATGAATTACTTACAATGCTTTCTAAAATCGATTGTTTGGTGATTGATGATCTTGGGGCTGAAAAGGAACCGGATGATGAAGAAGAGTTAAAAAAGCATAAGTGGGTCCGAAAGAAAATGTTTGAAATTATTGATAGCCGAATTGGAAGACACACGATTTATACAACAAACCATTCCGTTAAAGCTTTGTTTGGGATATATGACGAACGAATTTTCAGCCGTATCTTTGATGATGAAACAGACGTTATTGAAATGAACGGTAACAATTATCGATTAAGAAGATTTGAAAAGGAGTGA
- a CDS encoding phosphatase PAP2 family protein, with amino-acid sequence MKRYRHLYLLSFTLLICFVVLSLSYHTACIEKFDNIVAHFIQSFRNDYLTAYFTWVSFIGSKRIYFPLLIILVMYFLVRKKLLSALLLTINYYGSRYLNSMLKLWYERARPDVTQLVTATGYSFPSGHTMNATAFLGFIAYVTITEERITLHKKLLIIFIASFVVLSISVSRVYLGVHYPSDILAGWAAGGSWLVLCVIFHKTFIKKEPMS; translated from the coding sequence GTGAAACGATATCGACATTTATACTTGTTAAGTTTTACGCTACTCATTTGTTTTGTCGTATTATCACTTTCGTATCATACCGCTTGTATTGAGAAATTTGACAATATAGTCGCACATTTTATTCAAAGTTTTCGAAACGACTACTTGACAGCCTACTTTACTTGGGTGTCTTTTATCGGTTCCAAAAGAATATATTTTCCGTTACTCATAATTCTTGTAATGTATTTTCTCGTTAGAAAAAAGTTGCTTAGTGCATTACTTCTAACAATTAATTATTATGGATCTCGGTATTTAAACAGTATGCTTAAACTATGGTACGAACGAGCAAGACCGGATGTAACGCAGCTTGTTACGGCAACTGGATATAGTTTTCCGAGCGGTCATACGATGAATGCTACTGCTTTTTTAGGATTTATTGCATACGTCACAATTACAGAAGAACGTATTACATTGCATAAAAAATTGTTGATTATTTTTATAGCGAGCTTTGTTGTATTATCTATTTCAGTTAGCCGAGTATATCTTGGCGTTCACTATCCATCTGACATATTAGCAGGATGGGCAGCTGGCGGTAGCTGGCTCGTTTTATGTGTTATATTTCATAAAACGTTCATTAAAAAAGAACCTATGTCATAA
- a CDS encoding BclA C-terminal domain-containing protein, producing the protein MSKFKKKCHIPFPCAFPLPQIGPTGLTGATGPSGPTGATGPSGGPPGPTGPTGIQGVQGIQGNLGPTGPQGISGPQGIPGISGSIGPTGPTGIQGIQGIQGIPGIQGPIGPTGITGVTGIQGIQGIQGIQGIPGPTGPQGIQGIPGSVGPTGPSGAVGPTGPSGGPPGPTGPTGPSGGPPGPTGVTGPTGPTGSPGPTGLQGIQGIPGPTGPQGSQGIQGIQGNPGPIGPIGPTGITGATGIQGIQGIQGNPGLIGPIGPTGPTGLQGIQGIQGIPGPTGLPGTAGATGPTGPTGLTVSGLSQYAYIFNTAAQVVALEAPILFNSNGLMTSGFTHTPGTSQIMVINAGDYKISFSVSGVEPNQFTLFLNGAPVTNAVYGSGAGTQPNKGQTLLTLAAGDVLTLHNHTSAAAVTLQTLAGGTQTNVNASILIEKLN; encoded by the coding sequence ATGAGTAAATTTAAAAAGAAATGTCACATCCCATTTCCATGTGCCTTTCCTTTGCCTCAAATTGGGCCTACTGGATTAACCGGTGCTACTGGGCCTTCGGGACCTACTGGAGCTACCGGGCCTTCAGGTGGACCTCCGGGACCTACCGGGCCTACTGGAATTCAAGGTGTCCAAGGTATTCAAGGTAACCTGGGACCTACTGGTCCTCAAGGTATTTCTGGACCTCAAGGGATTCCTGGGATTTCTGGATCTATTGGTCCAACTGGACCTACTGGAATTCAAGGTATCCAAGGTATCCAAGGCATTCCTGGCATTCAAGGTCCTATTGGACCGACTGGAATAACGGGGGTCACTGGAATTCAAGGCATTCAAGGGATTCAGGGGATTCAAGGCATTCCTGGCCCGACCGGCCCTCAAGGGATTCAAGGCATTCCTGGTTCTGTAGGTCCAACTGGACCTTCTGGAGCTGTTGGCCCGACCGGCCCTTCCGGGGGACCACCAGGACCAACGGGCCCGACTGGACCTTCCGGGGGACCACCAGGACCAACCGGAGTGACTGGCCCCACTGGACCAACTGGGTCACCAGGACCAACCGGACTTCAAGGTATCCAAGGGATTCCTGGCCCCACTGGACCTCAAGGAAGTCAAGGGATTCAGGGGATTCAAGGTAATCCGGGGCCTATTGGTCCTATTGGACCCACTGGAATAACTGGGGCGACTGGAATTCAGGGTATCCAAGGTATTCAAGGTAATCCAGGACTTATTGGACCTATCGGCCCGACTGGCCCAACTGGACTTCAAGGTATCCAAGGCATCCAAGGCATTCCTGGGCCTACTGGATTACCAGGAACCGCTGGAGCTACCGGACCTACTGGGCCTACCGGTCTTACAGTATCTGGATTATCTCAATACGCTTATATTTTCAATACAGCAGCTCAAGTTGTTGCCTTAGAAGCACCTATTCTTTTTAATTCGAATGGCTTAATGACATCTGGTTTTACTCATACTCCTGGAACTTCTCAGATTATGGTTATTAATGCAGGAGATTATAAGATTTCTTTTTCTGTATCAGGAGTTGAACCTAATCAATTTACACTCTTTTTAAATGGTGCCCCAGTTACCAACGCAGTTTATGGATCAGGTGCAGGAACTCAGCCAAACAAAGGGCAAACACTCCTCACTTTAGCCGCAGGTGATGTTCTTACCCTTCACAATCATACTTCCGCTGCTGCGGTTACTTTACAGACTTTGGCAGGTGGAACACAAACAAATGTAAATGCTTCAATTTTGATTGAAAAGTTAAATTAA
- a CDS encoding dUTP diphosphatase: MNIAKLRGLQKILDNRIIKQHGLEGQNLVSNLILALQVEIAELANETRCFKHWSNKGPSERETILTEFVDGLHFILSISNQLDVKTEFRCEDETEKIIVGTFNKLFYYVGEMWDTAHNYPDSKLQLADDVETIFNLFMELGTKHLGFTHEDIEQAYLEKNKVNHQRQDDGY, translated from the coding sequence ATGAATATCGCAAAATTACGTGGATTACAAAAGATACTTGATAATCGGATTATTAAGCAACATGGTTTAGAAGGTCAAAACTTAGTTAGTAATTTAATCTTAGCACTACAGGTTGAAATTGCTGAATTAGCAAACGAAACACGTTGTTTTAAACATTGGAGTAATAAAGGCCCAAGTGAAAGAGAAACCATTCTGACAGAGTTTGTGGATGGACTGCATTTTATTTTAAGTATCAGCAATCAGTTAGATGTGAAAACGGAGTTTCGTTGCGAGGATGAAACAGAAAAAATAATCGTTGGAACATTTAACAAGCTATTTTATTACGTAGGAGAAATGTGGGATACAGCACATAATTATCCAGACAGTAAATTGCAATTAGCAGATGATGTTGAAACAATTTTTAACTTGTTTATGGAATTAGGAACAAAGCACCTCGGATTTACTCATGAAGATATAGAACAAGCATACCTGGAAAAGAACAAGGTAAACCATCAACGCCAGGATGATGGATATTGA
- a CDS encoding serine/threonine protein kinase, translated as MKWRRILALFDRPLRNNTIVAERYKIESVIGMGSYGVTYVVNDLQINRYKVLKQLRQSKQRYESGRKSFEQEKMILQTLNHHAIPSLYDQFVWEKKSFFVMEYMPGKNFEDYIFLDGHVYTEREVLKILYEILEIVSVFHSEGIIHRDLRIPNILMKENEISIIDFGLAKLKGEGDERATTYEGEQALMREVHFRSDFYALGHFSLFLLYAGYESNEKHEKPWYDELTLEKYNREMLMRMLQIKTPYYENVQDLKKDVAFALERMEDPCFKSF; from the coding sequence ATGAAATGGCGTCGTATACTAGCTTTATTTGATAGACCACTGCGAAATAATACAATCGTTGCAGAACGTTATAAAATTGAATCAGTAATTGGAATGGGCAGTTATGGGGTTACATATGTCGTTAATGACTTACAAATAAATAGATATAAAGTCTTAAAACAATTAAGACAAAGTAAACAAAGATATGAGTCTGGGAGAAAATCATTTGAACAAGAAAAAATGATTTTACAAACATTAAATCATCATGCAATTCCTAGTTTATATGATCAATTCGTATGGGAGAAAAAAAGCTTTTTTGTAATGGAATATATGCCCGGTAAAAATTTCGAAGATTATATTTTTTTAGATGGGCATGTATATACAGAACGTGAAGTTTTAAAAATTTTATACGAAATATTAGAAATTGTATCGGTGTTTCATAGTGAAGGTATTATTCACCGAGATTTACGCATTCCAAACATATTAATGAAAGAAAACGAAATTAGTATTATTGACTTTGGATTGGCTAAATTGAAGGGTGAGGGTGATGAACGAGCTACAACTTATGAAGGTGAACAAGCTTTGATGCGAGAAGTTCACTTCCGTAGCGATTTTTATGCGCTTGGTCATTTCTCATTATTTTTATTATATGCAGGCTATGAATCTAATGAAAAACATGAAAAGCCATGGTATGACGAATTAACTTTGGAAAAATATAACCGTGAAATGCTTATGCGCATGTTACAAATAAAAACACCGTACTATGAAAATGTACAAGATTTAAAAAAAGATGTAGCTTTTGCTTTAGAAAGGATGGAGGATCCATGTTTCAAAAGTTTTTAG